In one window of Gossypium hirsutum isolate 1008001.06 chromosome A01, Gossypium_hirsutum_v2.1, whole genome shotgun sequence DNA:
- the LOC107917846 gene encoding LOW QUALITY PROTEIN: WEB family protein At5g55860 (The sequence of the model RefSeq protein was modified relative to this genomic sequence to represent the inferred CDS: inserted 1 base in 1 codon), producing MVAKGRQNATDSQKVEVGEIDTSAPFQSVKDAVTLFGEGAFSGEKPAMKKAKAHSAERVLAKETQLHLPQKELNKLKEQLSNAEITKAQALVELERAKKTAEELSHKLKTVNESKDCAVKATEAAKNKAKQIEEANSGILPGPDGTRSQDSETAREQYMTVITELDAAKQELRKVCQDCNASVEVKIAAFNQTEEAEHAAKVNMEKVGELSREISYVQESIGQVKLASLETQQEQAKMFAEKDTQKQLYKATLEESTKKLLALKNEFDPELMRNLEAQLLETDNQIGSLQKQMESAKASDLESVRTITSELDGAKESLQKVAEEENSLRSLVESLKVELENVNKEHSELKEKEAETESIAGNLHVKLRKSKSELETFLSEESKTRGACAEMLSTLQQLSVETENARQKAEEMKMEAEKLKLEAEASRIALQEADKQLVVALEEAEAAKEAETRVLDQIKMLSEKTNAARASTSESGANITISREEFESLSRKVEESDNIAEMKVAAAMAQVEAVKASENEALKRLEATQKEIEDMKVATADALKRAEMAEAAKRAVEGELRKWREKEQKKAVAAASRILIEAQMSTESSPXHYRIQKQNPPEKIVQAKMLEKEKSSVSKKVLLPNISGIFNRRKNQIEGGSPSYLPGEKTL from the exons ATGGTTGCAAAGGGACGCCAGAATGCCACTGACTCTCAGAAAGTGGAGGTGGGAGAGATAGATACTAGTGCACCTTTCCAATCTGTTAAAGATGCTGTCACTCTATTTGGTGAAGGTGCTTTCTCTGGGGAAAAACCTGCCATGAAAAAGGCAAAAGCTCACTCTGCAGAG AGAGTTCTAGCCAAGGAGACTCAGCTTCACCTTCCTCAAAAAGAGTTGAACAAGTTAAAGGAACAGTTATCAAATGCTGAGATAACTAAGGCTCAAGCACTTGTAGAGCTAGAAAGGGCTAAAAAAACAGCTGAGGAACTCTCACACAAACTCAAAACTGTTAACGAGTCCAAGGATTGTGCAGTCAAGGCTACAGAAGCTGCAAAGAATAAGGCTAAGCAGATTGAAGAAGCAAATTCTGGTATTCTTCCCGGACCCGATGGAACTAGGAGCCAGGACTCGGAAACTGCAAGGGAACAATACATGACTGTAATTACTGAACTTGATGCTGCTAAACAAGAATTGAGGAAGGTCTGTCAGGATTGTAATGCATCCGTAGAAGTGAAAATTGCTGCCTTCAACCAAACAGAAGAAGCTGAACATGCAGCTAAGGTTAACATGGAGAAGGTTGGAGAGCTCTCTAGGGAAATTTCATATGTACAGGAGTCGATCGGACAAGTGAAGCTTGCATCTCTTGAAACACAGCAAGAACAAGCTAAAATGTTTGCTGAAAAGGACACTCAGAAGCAATTATATAAAGCTACCCTTGAAGAGTCAACAAAGAAGTTGCTTGCTTTGAAGAATGAGTTTGACCCTGAACTTATGCGAAATCTTGAAGCTCAACTGCTTGAAACAGATAATCAGATTGGGTCTTTGCAGAAACAGATGGAAAGTGCAAAGGCTTCCGATCTGGAGTCTGTGCGAACTATTACTTCAGAGCTAGATGGTGCTAAAGAATCGCTGCAAAAAGTCGCTGAAGAAGAGAATTCCTTGAGGAGTTTGGTGGAGTCTCTTAAGGTGGAACTAGAAAATGTGAATAAAGAGCATTCTGAGCTGAAGGAGAAGGAAGCGGAAACTGAGTCCATTGCTGGGAATCTGCATGTCAAGCTTCGGAAAAGTAAATCAGAGCTTGAAACTTTCCTTTCGGAGGAATCCAAAACAAGAGGTGCCTGTGCAGAAATGTTATCAACCCTCCAACAGCTATCAGTGGAAACAGAAAATGCACGGCAAAAAGCGGAAGAGATGAAAATGGAAGCTGAGAAGTTAAAGTTGGAAGCTGAAGCCTCAAGAATTGCACTTCAGGAAGCAGATAAGCAGCTGGTAGTTGCTCTGGAAGAAGCTGAAGCTGCAAAAGAAGCCGAGACTAGGGTACTTGATCAAATAAAGATGCTTTCTGAGAAAACAAATGCTGCACGTGCCTCAACCTCTGAATCTGGAGCCAATATAACTATCTCCAGGGAAGAGTTCGAGTCTTTGAGTCGTAAAGTTGAAGAGTCTGATAATATAGCTGAAATGAAAGTGGCAGCTGCCATGGCTCAGGTCGAAGCTGTGAAGGCTAGTGAAAATGAGGCCCTTAAGAGACTAGAGGCAACTCAAAAAGAGATTGAAGATATGAAGGTTGCAACTGCAGATGCTTTGAAGAGGGCAGAGATGGCTGAAGCTGCAAAGAGGGCTGTGGAGGGAGAGCTCCGGAAGTGGCGTGAAAAGGAACAGAAGAAAGCAGTTGCAGCTGCATCTCGGATTCTGATAGAAGCACAGATGTCAACAGAATCATCCC AGCACTACAGAATTCAAAAGCAGAACCCACCAGAGAAAATTGTGCAGGCTAAAATGTTGGAAAAAGAGAAGTCTTCTGTCTCGAAAAAGGTGCTTTTACCTAATATCAGCGGTATCTTCAATCGAAGAAAGAACCAAATTGAGGGTGGATCTCCGTCGTATCTGCCTGGTGAGAAGACTCTGTAA
- the LOC107917849 gene encoding uncharacterized protein, whose amino-acid sequence MMSSSREREESLTFPTNPSSTSSPITVSDHLDRYLQDPSSHIGSASGSYSNEGLLAAETASPSNSDVEFGFSRPDFRQQSPISGTVQFYQRHVFLCYKSPSVWPPRIEAAEFDRLPRLLSAAVLARKADMIKETRLTICEGHDGTETSNGDVLIFPDMIRYRRLTHFDVDTFVEEVLVKNGEWLPGTPEKLEGSFVFVCSHGSRDRRCGVCGPPLVSRFKEEIVLYGLQGRVSVSPCSHIGGHKYAGNVIIFGSNFNGEVTGHWYGYVTPDDVPTLLEWHIGKGEIIDVLWRGQMGLSEEEQKKFQELRRLANGETTKEATQRQMDEMNITACQSQDDLASCCQRNSSSCCHDPPKSDIVDTDEGVAKLTPEKKKSGKKLISKINSGKGASVRKVCAKPTWFESWEREDTYAALAVVCAAASIAVAYSCYKQLS is encoded by the exons ATGATGTCAAGTAGCAGAGAAAGAGAAGAGTCATTAACTTTCCCAACAAACCCATCATCGACCTCTTCTCCAATCACAGTTTCAGACCACCTTGACCGTTATCTCCAAGACCCATCTTCCCACATCGGAAGTGCTTCTGGGAGTTACTCAAACGAGGGTCTTCTAGCTGCTGAAACAGCTAGTCCCAGTAACAGTGATGTTGAGTTTGGTTTCTCAAGGCCTGACTTTAGACAGCAAAGTCCAATCTCTGGCACTGTCCAGTTCTATCAACGCCATGTCTTCCTTTGCTACAAAAGCCCATCAGTCTGGCCTCCTAGGATTGAGGCTGCTGAGTTTGATCGTTTGCCTAGGTTGTTGTCTGCCGCTGTTCTGGCCAGGAAGGCTGATATGATAAAAGAG ACCCGCTTGACAATATGTGAAGGGCATGATGGGACTGAGACATCCAATGGAGATGTACTAATATTTCCAGACATGATTAGATACAG GAGATTGACCCATTTTGATGTTGACACTTTTGTTGAAGAAGTACTTGTAAAGAATGGTGAGTGGCTGCCTGGAACTCCTGAAAAACTAGAAGGGtcatttgtttttgtttgttctCATGGATCCCGAGATCGGCGTTGTGGAGTTTGTGGACCTCCACTGGTTAGCAGATTCAAAGAAGAGATAGTATTGTATGGTCTTCAAGGTAGAGTGTCTGTTAGCCCATGCTCACACATTGGGGGTCATAAGTATGCAGGAAATGTTATTATATTTGGATCAAATTTCAACGGAGAAGTCACTGGACATTG GTATGGATATGTTACCCCTGATGATGTACCTACACTGCTAGAGTGGCATATTGGGAAGGGAGAAATTATAGATGTATTGTGGAG GGGTCAGATGGGTTTATCTGAAGAAGAACAGAAGAAGTTTCAAGAACTAAGGCGCCTAGCAAATGGTGAAACTACCAAAGAGGCAACACAAAGACAAATGGATGAGATGAACATAACTGCCTGTCAATCTCAAGATGATCTCGCAAGCTGTTGCCAAAGAAACAGCAGTTCTTGTTGCCATGACCCTCCAAAGTCGGATATTGTGGATACAGATGAGGGGGTAGCAAAGCTGAcacctgaaaagaaaaaaagtggcAAGAAGCTTATTTCGAAGATAAATAGCGGAAAAGGTGCCAGTGTACGCAAGGTTTGTGCCAAACCAACTTGGTTCGAGAGCTGGGAACGTGAAGATACATATGCTGCTCTTGCTGTTGTTTGTGCTGCTGCATCAATTGCTGTTGCTTATAGCTGCTATAAACAGCTAAGTTAG
- the LOC107917850 gene encoding SEC14 cytosolic factor — protein MSNAHQEAIKQFLSLMETVDERMKSTFQNMHQGYPTETLVRFLKARDWNVQKAHKMLIDCLQWRIQNEIDNILAKPIIPTDLYRAVRDSQLVGLSGYSKEGLPVIAIGVGLSTYDKASVNYYVQSHIQMNEYRDRVVLPTATEKYGRHISTCLKVLDMTGLKLSALNQIKILTTISTIDDLNYPEKTQTYYIVNAPYIFSACWKAVKPLLQERTKRKIQVLQGSGKDELLKIMDYSSLPHFCRKEGSGSTRHSSNGTGDNCFSLDHTYHQQLYTYIKHQATHKETNSPIKQGSVHVEFPEPDPDDTAIALTIESELHKLADQNGLCKSLNGLKVNGV, from the exons ATGAGCAATGCTCATCAAGAAGCTATTAAGCAATTTCTTTCCTTGATGGAAACTG TTGATGAGCGAATGAAGAGCACATTTCAG AACATGCACCAAGGGTATCCAACTGAAACTTTAGTACGGTTTCTCAAAGCGAGAGATTGGAATGTTCAGAAAGCCCATAAAATG TTAATTGACTGCTTACAATGGAGAATTCAGAATGAGATTGACAACATATTAGCG AAACCAATTATCCCCACTGACTTATATAGAGCAGTTCGAGATTCTCAGCTTGTAGGATTGTCGGGTTACTCAAAAGAG GGTCTTCCTGTCATTGCTATTGGTGTTGGGCTCAGCACATATGACAAAGCATCT GTGAATTACTATGTACAGTCGCACATTCAAATGAATGAATACCGAGACCGTGTTGTATTG CCTACTGCCACTGAGAAGTATGGACGGCATATCAGCACTTGTCTGAAGGTTTTGGATATGACTGGCTTGAAGCTTTCAGCATTGAATCAAATAAAG ATACTGACCACTATATCAACAATCGATGACTTGAATTATCCTGAGAAGACACAGACATATTATATTGTCAATGCGCCATATATATTTTCGGCATGttggaag GCTGTAAAACCTCTCTTGCAAGAAAGGACAAAGAGGAAAATTCAGGTGCTTCAAGGTTCTGGAAAGGATGAGTTGCTGAAA ATAATGGATTATTCATCCCTTCCACATTTTTGTAGAAAAGAAGGTTCTGGATCAACACGTCACAGCAGCAATGGAACTGGAGATAATTGTTTCTCGTTGGATCACACCTACCATCAACAGCTTTACACTTACATAAAGCATCAAGCTACACATAAAGAGACCAATTCGCCGATCAAACAGGGGTCAGTTCATGTAGAATTTCCTGAACCAGATCCAGATGATACCGCAATTGCATTGACAATTGAATCCGAGTTGCACAAGCTTGCAGACCAGAATGGCCTGTGCAAGTCGTTAAATGGCCTTAAAGTAAATGGTGTTTAG